Below is a window of Impatiens glandulifera chromosome 2, dImpGla2.1, whole genome shotgun sequence DNA.
tattgatagtttatatttttgttattgtattataattattcctacttataatcaattaaaaatcatcacacaaattaaattgataatgaattttgaatttaggaaccaatcttataaatattgtatataaatattatttatgatatcatgaaaaattagatttatttgtaatagttgaaaattatatttaatataacttaatttataaaattagctACTTTGtagattattatataatttattttcaattgttaaatataaatatatatatatttatatatataaaatgtttattataaattgtatttaaataaatttaattatatattttgtagataAAATTTAGTGATCCAAAAAATGggttttgattaatttaaatatttgagtaaatcaagaaaaatataaaaaaaaataaaaatatagaacaGATCAGCTATTTTAAAGAGTGAAGTGTTGGAGTGTTAGTTGGGTTTGAAGTTGCTGCTCTGTTTTCGCAGAGCGGGCAAGCAAAGTTGCACGAACTCCCACCACCAATCGCTTGAAAGTGTAATTGTATGTATATGAACAATCATTATCTTCTTCTAAACATACTTTTACTTATTTTGAACGTCAATCCTTCATCTTTCTGCAATGTTGTAGCGGATTAATAAGCGAGAGAGAAAGAAAGTTACCAGATCGGATCTGGGGGGCGAAGAAGATCGCTAATTGGAGCTCAAGGATAATGATGAATTCCTTAAAAACCGGCGGTCTAGTCAAGCTCTCTGGCTTCCTCCTCGTATCTATCGTTTTCTTCTACCTCGGTAAGCATTGGTCGGATGATTCTCAACAACTCATCTTCTTCAATTGGCGCCAAACCCCAACAGATTCCTCGTCTCATACTCCTACTATTTCCCTCTCACCCAATTTCAACAAATCCTTCGATATACCGTCTCTCATTAATGACACCCTCCAAACGGAAAAAGTAACTGAAAAAGCCCTAGATACGAATCAACCCACATCGGATCTAGGGTACATCCCTGTCTTGCCTCCTCCTCCGCCGCCGCCACCGCCAACGTTGCAAAGATTTGGTATTGTGGATGAAAATGGGACGATGGCCGAGGATTTCGAGGTTGGGGAGATCGATACGGGTGTTGTTGAAAACTGGGGGAGTGAGGACGAGACTGAGGTTGTGGAAACTGAAAATGGAGAGAGTAGGGTtgttgtgaagaagtttggtaTGTGCCCGGAGAGTATGCGAGAGTTTATACCTTGTTTGGACAATGTAGAGGCAATTAACAGGCTGAATTCCACCGACAAGGGTGAGAGATTCGAGCGGCATTGCCCTGATCAAGGTCAGGGCTTAAATTGCTTAGTTCCACCTCCCAAGGGGTATAGAACTCCTATCCCATGGCCACAAAGTCGAGACGAGGTATtggaatttttattaatttgttcttTCATTCTTTACAAGATCTGAGTTTTGAACTGTTTGGTGGGTCGTCTTCTCCCACTGgtaataagtttattaaatgaATCAGAAGTCAAGAGACTAgctgttaaacatattaaagaAGAAgcattttgtaaattttatctAAAGATTTTGAGCCCTTCTCCATCAGGTATGGTTCAGCAACGTGCCTCATGCTCGCTTAGTTGAAGATAAAGGGGGTCAAAATTGGATTTCCATAGATAAAGACAAATTCAAGTTTCCTGGAGGTGGCACACAGTTCATACATGGAGCGGACCAATACTTGGATCAGATTCAGAAGGTTTGTTAACTTGCCAAATAGTTGAATGATGgtataccattttttttttatgtttatggtgATCCGAAAAATCTATTATTTTGCCAAAATCATAatgtagaaaataatttgattatggtCCAGAAAAATCTCTgcataaaatgaaacaaaaattacattatatgATTTGGgtcataaaaattatttatgtaccaaatgaaacaataaaaattacactataatttggataatgatctagaaaataatatgaattgcCATCCGCGTAATGATACAGATAGTGCAAATATATGTTTCCAAAAGGGTTCATTATGTCTGCAGTTTCATGCTTCCCATGGTTATTTTTGTGTCTCTTTCTTAGATGCTTCCCGAAATAGCATTTGGACAGCACACTAGAGTTGCTTTGGATGTTGGATGTGGCGTGGCAAGTTTCGGTGCCTATTTATTGTCCAGGAATGTGGTCACCATGTCAGTAGCCCCTAAGGATGTTCATGAGAATCAGATTCAATTTGCTCTTGAACGTGGTGTGCCTGCTATGGCGGCGGCTTTTGCAACAAGGAGACTTCTATATGCCAGTCAAGCTTTCGATCTAGTACATTGCTCAAGATGCAGAGTTAACTGGACTCGTGATGGTAATTTTTACTTTTCATGTTCATATTTTAATGTTTGCCTCCATTAAATAGGGTACAAACTTAGACAATTTTGACAATGCACTAGTAGACTACAGTTATAAAACGTGCAAAACTCTATTGTTCTTTTGTTTGGAATTTCAAGATCTTGTtttggagagaatcatcttaAGTTATGCATCAATATTGTTCAactatcaaaatatcaaactgGATGCACCTCAT
It encodes the following:
- the LOC124925360 gene encoding probable methyltransferase PMT11, with protein sequence MMNSLKTGGLVKLSGFLLVSIVFFYLGKHWSDDSQQLIFFNWRQTPTDSSSHTPTISLSPNFNKSFDIPSLINDTLQTEKVTEKALDTNQPTSDLGYIPVLPPPPPPPPPTLQRFGIVDENGTMAEDFEVGEIDTGVVENWGSEDETEVVETENGESRVVVKKFGMCPESMREFIPCLDNVEAINRLNSTDKGERFERHCPDQGQGLNCLVPPPKGYRTPIPWPQSRDEVWFSNVPHARLVEDKGGQNWISIDKDKFKFPGGGTQFIHGADQYLDQIQKMLPEIAFGQHTRVALDVGCGVASFGAYLLSRNVVTMSVAPKDVHENQIQFALERGVPAMAAAFATRRLLYASQAFDLVHCSRCRVNWTRDDGILLLEVNRMLRAGGYFVWAAQPVYKHEPLLEEQWQEMVNLTTRICWNLVKKEGYIAIWQKPLNNSCYLDREVGTNPPLCDLEDDPDSVWYSDLKACITPLPEDGSGSNVSVWPARLHNPPDRLQSIQMDAFISRKELFKAESKYWSDIIQSYVRGLRWKEIQLRNVLDMRAGFGGFAAALIDHKLDCWVLNVVPVSGPNTLPVIYDRGLLGVMHDWCEPFDTYPRTYDLVHAAGLFSVERKRCNVSSIMLEMDRILRPGGRVYIRDSLSIMDELKSTGMAMGWHVSLRDTAEGPHASYRILIGDKRILQT